DNA sequence from the Novipirellula galeiformis genome:
CTCGCCATCATCGAAACGTCGATGATCAGGAAGCATTCCAACCGCCTCGTCGCCAAACTCGCGTTTTCTTGTAAACGCCTCATCGACTCTCTCACTCGCGGTTTCGAAAACGACGCAGTGGCCGGTATCTTGATCGGCGTGATCGCGGCACTGCTGTTCGCGCTGAACGTCCTGTTAAGTTGATTGCGGGGTGGGCCGTGCAACCCCGAGCATACCTCTCTTAACGGCGTTTAAATTTCCGCAACATCTCCTTCGATAGCGATTACGGTGCACATCCATTTAGTGCCTTGAAACCACCTCCACACACTACTCCAATGGGGGGAAGCTCGTTACGACATGCCTTTGAGTTGCGAACGGAGTAGAAAAATGATTGCGTTTGAGATCCCTTGCCCCGGCTGCAAATGCGAGATGAGCCGGGTTCCGCGTCGATGGTACGAACGTTTTTTCTGTTCTGCGGTTTATCGCTGCAAACGTTGTCGAAAACGACGACGAATGGCCTTTGTGATCCAGACGCTGCTATAGATCGGATCGCTACAATGAACGAGAATCGGGCCTCGTCTTCTGCTGCGGCCCCTTCTTCCCATGTCCTAGGCCTCGTTGTGACCGAATCGAATCAAGCTGCCTCCCCCGACCCCGCGGCTGGAAGTGAACCACCAAGCGACAACGCCTCCCAACCTGATGACGCGTCGGCGCGCGTGATCGACCGCGAACCCAACTACCTGCTGCGGATGACGGTGGTTGCCATCGTTGCCGGTTTAATGGTCTATCTGCTCCAGCGTTTCGTTTCCGAACGTGATCACCAGAACGCGAACCTGTTTTCGTTTGGCGTGATCGGGGTCGCGCTGCTGATCCTGCTGACCCAACTTTTTCGTTTGGCACAGAATCACGGTCATCGGTTGCTGGTTCCCATTGCGGTCGTGGTGGTCACCGCTTTGCTTGCAACGCTGATTCGCTTCGATGGCTTTAGCGGCGAGATGATGCCTCAATTCAAGCCTCGATTTTGGAACGGGAATCAACCGGAGCGACCTTCGCTAGTGACCGGATCGCTCCAGACGCTAACGCCGCTCGAGGAGTCTGAGAGTACCGTTGCACTGGAAGGATCGAGCGGATTTCTTGGAAATAATCGCACCGGTTTTATCGCCCAACGCCATTTCCAGGTCCCCCGCAGTGAAGCGGAGGTCGAGGTGTTATGGAACCAAGGCATCGGCGAAGGATGGTCCGGATTCGCGATTGCCAACGACCGGGCGATTACGTTGGAACAGCGTGACCAAATCGAGTCCGTCAGCTGTTATCGATTGGGGGACGGATCGCTGTTGTGGGGAGTGAACCATCAAGCGAGGCATGAGCATCCGCTGGGCGGAATCGGTCCACGTTCGACCCCCACGATTGTGGGCGATCGTGTCTACGCGCTCGGAGCGACCGGCAAACTTTGGTGCATCGACCTGAACACAGGCGAAGAAATTTGGACAGCCGACCTGCTCGAACTCGCTGGATGGAACCAAACTCAATCCGAGACGGCCATTCCGTGGGGACGATCCGCATCTCCGCTGATTGTGGACGGATTGTGTGTGGTTCCGTTTGGCGGCTCCCGTGATCCCGCCATCCCGCCGTCCGACTTGGCCAAATCGGGTCGCAGTCTGATCGCCTTTGACGCCGCAAGCGGAGAGATTCGCTGGACCGCAGGCGAAGACCAAATCAGCTACGCCTCGCCGATCACACTGACGCTGGGAGGCGAACGCCAGCTTGTTTCGGTCAACGAGACGACCATTAGCGGCCATCGGATCCAAGACGGATTCCCGCTGTGGTCCATCGAATGGCCAGGCCAAACCAACACCTCAGCGAATTGCTCGACCGTAACTCCGGCGGGCGTGAACCGCTTTTTGGTTGGCAAAGGCTACGGTGGTGGGAGTGCGCTTGCCGAGGTGAAACGGGATTCGGATGCAACGTGGAACGCCCAATCCGTTTGGCGCTCCGGACGCATTCTCAAAACCAAGTTCGCCGACACCGTGGTCGTTGGCGAAACGGCGTACGCATTAAGCAATGGGTCGCTCGAAGCGGTCGCCATCGACGACGGCAAACGGCGTTGGCAGCAACCGCGTGGCGAACGGTCCGGTCAAGGCCAGATCTTGGTGTGTGAGGATACGATCGTAGTTCAGAATGAAACGGGCGAAATTCTGTTCGTCGAGCTGAACGAAGATCGCTATTCGGTCCTGCTCCGCTTATCCGCCCTCGACTCGAAAACATGGAACGTGCCCACGATCGCAGGCCGCCATTTGATCGTGCGAAACGATCGTGAAGTGATCTGTTTCCTACTGCCCGAACGCGAGTCATCTTAGGCATCAGCAAGGGAATTAGCCCAGCGGGTTGGCCAACAACTTAATCGGGAAGATGCCCGAGGAGTGACCGTCGCTAAAGGCGATTTGGTAGGCATAGGAGCCCACCGGACGCATCGATTCGATGCGTAGCGGTCGGGCCTCGGCGGCACTCAGCACCGGCAAGCTGAGCGAGGCCTTGGATGCTTCTTTTTTCTCTTGCCCCCGCTTTTTTTCACGACAGGTCGCGCACGGACACGCCGCTCGCAACTGGCTCACCGTCCACCGCGTGCTGGTGCCATCATTCCATTGAATTTGGATCACCGACTCGCCCTCTCGGGAGATCGCGAGGGGGGTCAGATCAGGTTCATCGGGCAGCGATTTGCTTTCGGAGGTATTCATCGTGCTAACGGTTTACCCTTGGCGGGTTCTTTGGTCAACGAGACGACGAGATTTCGCTTGGAAACGAGGCAGCGAATCGATGGCAACCGGGGTGACCTGGACCCGCAACGCGATTCGATCTCGCAGCAACTGGGCGATCTCCGCCGCCTGCTGCGACGTGCCTTCGATCTCGATGTGCAACTGGTCCATTTCGTCGATCTGTTCGACATTGATTCGATATTCCGCCAACTCGTTCGACTCGCGAAGAATCGCCTCGATACTGCTGGGAAAGATGTTCACGCCGCGGATCACGATCATATCGTCGCCGCGCCCGATAACGCCGCCTTGGAGCCAAACAAAGGACGAGGGTTGATCGTGATCGCGATAGGCACGCACGATGTCACCGGTGCGGTAGCGAATCGCCGGCCCGCCGAATCGCCCCAGGTTCGTGAGCACCAATTCCCCCATTTCACCCTCGGCAACCTCCGTGCCCGATGGATCGTCGCCCCCAAAGTCGAGCACTTCGGCAATGAATTCCGATTCGATCACATGCAGCCCCCGCCCATCCGCACTGCCGAATCCCCACGCGCCGAGTTCGCTCGCGCCCGCATGATCGACAAGCGCCGCGCCCCAGGCTTCCTCAATCCGTCTGCGCACCGCGGGCAGCGATCCGCCCGGTTCACCGGCAACGATGATGCGTGAAACGCGATTTCGGGTTAGATCCATGCCGATCGATTTAGCGGTCGCCACCAAATGCAATGCATAGGTGGGAGTGCAGCACAACACGGTACACCCGTAGTCGTCGATCATCTTCAAGCGTGATTCGCTCGAGATGCCTCCGAGCGGGACGCACAGTGCGCCGCGATCGATCATTGCATCATTCGCAGTCCAAAATCCAATAAAAGGACCAAACGAAAACGCCATCATGGCAATGTCTTCGGCCGTCACCTCGGCGGCATCCAAAACGTAGTGCCAACAGCGAATCCACCATTGCCAATCCGCTTGCGTATCGAGCACCGGCAGCGGCCAACCGCGGGTCCCACTGGTTTGATGCATGTGGGTGTATTGCGTGAGGGGCAGATCAAAAATAGCCGCGGGACTTGGTCGCGACTGCGGAATCAAGTCCGCCTTGGTCAGCAGGGGGATGTCACGAAGTTGTCTGAGCGAGGTCAACGGCAACGAAACGTTCTTGAGTCGATCGGCATAGAACGGTCGGGTCCGAGCCACTGCCAATAGCGCATTGAGTCGCTCGAGTTGCAGCAGCACGAGTGACTCGCGAGTGCCGTTTGCAGGGAAACGAGCAAGGTTCATGTCACTCATCCGAAATGTCCAGAGCTTTCGCAGTTAAATCGAGGCGGGAGGATTGGGAAGTCGCAAGAAACGAGACCCCCACTTTACCAAGAACCCCGCCGGGATGCGGCCCCCAGCGCATGAGCAACCCGTTGGCGACCAAGGCGTCATACGACGCTTGAGCCGCAACGTTCCCAGCCGCAGTGCTTAGCGGAACGCCGGAGCAAGCGAATGAACCTTATCGGACTGAACCGGGACCCTGCATCGAGAACGCATCAAAACGGGATCCAGACTCCGATTCTGACTTCCCCCGCTCATCCTCGAACGGGAATGCCCCACGCGAGCTCGTGCAAACAGGTGCGTTCGCCGACACCAGAGACAAATGGTGGCCAACGAACCACCCGGATTTAACGCAACGCTAACCTTGCAGCCATGTTGCCTTCATCTCGCTCGATTCTGATGCGAGCGACATGAACTTGCACCTGTACTTGCAAGCCGGCACCACTCCACCGAGAACCGCAGATGCCCCATCACCGAACGTTGACATCACGCGAGACGATGCGAGCGCCCCGAGCATTCACGTTAGTCGAAATGCTGGTGACCATTTCGATCATCGGAGTGCTTGCCGCATTGATGTTACCCGCGATCAACAAAGCTCGCGAGGCAGCCCGAGGCACGCAGTGCCAAAGCAATTTGAAACAGTTTGGCGTGGGGCTTACGTCCCGCACCATCACGTCCCCCGATTCGACCTTTTGTTCGGGAGACTTCAACTACGAGCGTGATGGCGTGCCGACTGAGTTTGGTTGGGTTGCGAATCTAATTGATCGCGGCGTTTTGGTGGGCGAGATGCGATGCCCGGCGAATCCCGCCAAGGCATCCACGGCGATTCAGCAATTGCTGACGATGGATATCAGCGAATTTAATTTATCGAAATTCGCGGGCTGCTCGCCTTGCCTTAGTTGCCTGAAAGACCGTCGACTTGGCAGTGAACCGTACGAAGATTTGATGGGGGATCGGATCGTGAACATCGCACGTGAAATCGACGAAAAATCCGTAAAGGATCTTGCCGGTCGCGCCGATCTGATCGACCGACGTTTGATCCAAAAAGGCTACAACACCAATTACGCGGGAACCTGGTTTCTCTTTCGCACCGAGTTCACTTTGGATGACAACGGTAATCCCAGCGTCAATCAACCGGTTTGCAGCGAGGCCAGCAGGAACGCATCCACCAGCAGCGCGTTCACAGATCTGGTCAACGACACGCGTGGTCGCTACACGACTCGCGGGCCATTGGCGACAAATCGAGTCGACTCGGGCAAGGCTCCAGCCAGCACGATCCCGTTGCTGTGCGATGCGGCAGCGGTCGGATTCCTCGAGACCGGGATTGGCGAAACCATCCCAGAAAGCTCGCTGTATGCCACTTCGATGGTAGGACAACCCGTTGCCACCAGCGATGGCACGGACTGGAAACGGCTCGATGTCCCCCGTATTCGCAGCGGCACTCCACGCGCAGGCATCTCGGGATGGTTGCGGATCTGGAACCACAAAACAAGGCAAGATTACCGGGGCATCGCTCCGCTGCATCAAGGCGTCGCTTATGCATTAATGGC
Encoded proteins:
- a CDS encoding outer membrane protein assembly factor BamB family protein, encoding MNENRASSSAAAPSSHVLGLVVTESNQAASPDPAAGSEPPSDNASQPDDASARVIDREPNYLLRMTVVAIVAGLMVYLLQRFVSERDHQNANLFSFGVIGVALLILLTQLFRLAQNHGHRLLVPIAVVVVTALLATLIRFDGFSGEMMPQFKPRFWNGNQPERPSLVTGSLQTLTPLEESESTVALEGSSGFLGNNRTGFIAQRHFQVPRSEAEVEVLWNQGIGEGWSGFAIANDRAITLEQRDQIESVSCYRLGDGSLLWGVNHQARHEHPLGGIGPRSTPTIVGDRVYALGATGKLWCIDLNTGEEIWTADLLELAGWNQTQSETAIPWGRSASPLIVDGLCVVPFGGSRDPAIPPSDLAKSGRSLIAFDAASGEIRWTAGEDQISYASPITLTLGGERQLVSVNETTISGHRIQDGFPLWSIEWPGQTNTSANCSTVTPAGVNRFLVGKGYGGGSALAEVKRDSDATWNAQSVWRSGRILKTKFADTVVVGETAYALSNGSLEAVAIDDGKRRWQQPRGERSGQGQILVCEDTIVVQNETGEILFVELNEDRYSVLLRLSALDSKTWNVPTIAGRHLIVRNDREVICFLLPERESS
- a CDS encoding DUF971 domain-containing protein encodes the protein MNTSESKSLPDEPDLTPLAISREGESVIQIQWNDGTSTRWTVSQLRAACPCATCREKKRGQEKKEASKASLSLPVLSAAEARPLRIESMRPVGSYAYQIAFSDGHSSGIFPIKLLANPLG
- a CDS encoding phenylacetate--CoA ligase family protein, with the translated sequence MSDMNLARFPANGTRESLVLLQLERLNALLAVARTRPFYADRLKNVSLPLTSLRQLRDIPLLTKADLIPQSRPSPAAIFDLPLTQYTHMHQTSGTRGWPLPVLDTQADWQWWIRCWHYVLDAAEVTAEDIAMMAFSFGPFIGFWTANDAMIDRGALCVPLGGISSESRLKMIDDYGCTVLCCTPTYALHLVATAKSIGMDLTRNRVSRIIVAGEPGGSLPAVRRRIEEAWGAALVDHAGASELGAWGFGSADGRGLHVIESEFIAEVLDFGGDDPSGTEVAEGEMGELVLTNLGRFGGPAIRYRTGDIVRAYRDHDQPSSFVWLQGGVIGRGDDMIVIRGVNIFPSSIEAILRESNELAEYRINVEQIDEMDQLHIEIEGTSQQAAEIAQLLRDRIALRVQVTPVAIDSLPRFQAKSRRLVDQRTRQG
- a CDS encoding DUF1559 family PulG-like putative transporter, whose product is MPHHRTLTSRETMRAPRAFTLVEMLVTISIIGVLAALMLPAINKAREAARGTQCQSNLKQFGVGLTSRTITSPDSTFCSGDFNYERDGVPTEFGWVANLIDRGVLVGEMRCPANPAKASTAIQQLLTMDISEFNLSKFAGCSPCLSCLKDRRLGSEPYEDLMGDRIVNIAREIDEKSVKDLAGRADLIDRRLIQKGYNTNYAGTWFLFRTEFTLDDNGNPSVNQPVCSEASRNASTSSAFTDLVNDTRGRYTTRGPLATNRVDSGKAPASTIPLLCDAAAVGFLETGIGETIPESSLYATSMVGQPVATSDGTDWKRLDVPRIRSGTPRAGISGWLRIWNHKTRQDYRGIAPLHQGVAYALMADGSIQAIPDRNRDGYLNNGFTQHPHYWTSSDVEAPERLLSSYYSLNSKGSEN